In one Candidatus Nomurabacteria bacterium genomic region, the following are encoded:
- a CDS encoding uracil-DNA glycosylase, whose product MVKGSDKKAELEKLKQAILIGNICPELAAQATQLVMGDGSVDADIVFIGEAPGKKEDERGLPFVGAAGKFLDSMLAEAGMKRGDVYITNIVKYRPPNNRDPLPKEKAAFLPYLLQQIQIIEPKIVITLGRHSVEYFLPGMKISQVHGKSMRILLGEEKMVVIPLYHPAAALYNGSMRQTLIDDFLTVPDILAKLN is encoded by the coding sequence ATGGTAAAAGGGAGTGACAAGAAAGCTGAACTTGAGAAATTGAAGCAAGCTATTCTCATTGGAAATATCTGTCCGGAGCTGGCCGCTCAGGCAACACAGTTAGTGATGGGCGACGGGAGTGTTGATGCGGACATTGTATTTATAGGCGAGGCACCGGGCAAAAAGGAGGACGAACGAGGGTTGCCGTTTGTTGGTGCGGCAGGAAAATTTCTCGATAGCATGTTGGCCGAGGCGGGAATGAAACGAGGAGATGTCTATATAACGAATATTGTTAAATACCGCCCACCAAACAATCGCGACCCACTACCAAAAGAAAAAGCTGCTTTTTTGCCATATTTACTCCAGCAAATCCAGATTATAGAGCCGAAAATTGTTATCACGCTCGGTCGGCATAGTGTGGAGTATTTTCTACCAGGTATGAAAATAAGTCAGGTCCACGGGAAATCTATGAGAATCCTATTAGGAGAAGAAAAAATGGTTGTAATACCTCTGTATCACCCGGCGGCGGCACTATATAACGGTAGTATGCGACAAACACTAATAGATGATTTTTTGACAGTTCCTGATATTCTAGCCAAGCTTAACTAA
- a CDS encoding S8 family serine peptidase translates to MKQKIPKPPFSSFLPLIFVAVFALFWHPTANQATPTKQQPTSTLKSIPVASDHKTVTTSVKTTPRTTSASPPIKPNKLVRNAPKQAEVAKSVTTQYVYRIFGTTNDPLASSDWTLTTDNAPTAWDTATGSSSQTIVAVIDTGFALNHEDLTNQWYQNPGETGMTQVGDSCWTGTPQNKATNGCDDDNNGYVDDWRGWNFVHSDNNPQTGRDNSTGNGVAHGTEVAGLVGAAGNNGLGSTAIDQNAKIMPLAALDDDGMGYTSDIAAAILYAVDNGANVINMSLGTYSIDSAVGAAVDYATAHNVALVAAAGNCGDGADVDCPSQLGAIGYPAAYPDVIAVGATTQAGARASFGSYGKELDISAPGYNLPVSTSWSQANPIARYVGGLYGTSFSSPQVASLIALIKSIRPSTSIADITAIIDGTASKPSGMNGLPYTEQFGHGIIDAAAALNVAEALNASSSAPTLLQSGGPKTEHILTANYTATSGCEATSGGACTVEFTNSDGYTRYLPYTVLSSSNTGWSWNTSMLETTNWEVRARDGENITDSPYVLIKKG, encoded by the coding sequence ATGAAACAAAAAATACCAAAACCACCATTCAGTTCATTCCTACCACTTATTTTCGTGGCAGTTTTTGCGTTGTTCTGGCATCCGACCGCAAACCAGGCAACACCAACGAAACAACAACCTACAAGCACTCTGAAATCCATACCTGTCGCGTCGGACCACAAAACTGTAACCACTTCAGTAAAAACCACTCCACGCACCACGTCGGCCTCGCCACCTATAAAACCGAACAAGCTAGTCCGTAATGCCCCAAAACAAGCTGAAGTTGCAAAATCAGTAACGACACAATACGTGTATCGTATCTTTGGTACAACCAACGATCCCCTGGCGTCGTCCGATTGGACACTTACCACCGACAATGCACCGACGGCATGGGACACTGCAACGGGAAGTAGTAGCCAGACAATCGTAGCGGTGATTGACACGGGTTTTGCCCTAAACCACGAAGATTTAACAAACCAATGGTACCAAAACCCCGGCGAAACCGGCATGACACAGGTTGGCGATAGCTGCTGGACTGGCACACCACAAAACAAAGCAACAAATGGCTGTGATGACGACAATAACGGATACGTTGACGACTGGCGCGGATGGAACTTTGTCCATAGTGACAATAATCCACAAACTGGTCGCGATAATTCAACCGGCAACGGCGTCGCACACGGTACGGAAGTTGCCGGACTAGTAGGTGCTGCCGGCAACAACGGATTGGGCTCCACCGCTATAGATCAAAATGCTAAAATAATGCCACTGGCGGCACTAGATGACGACGGCATGGGCTACACGAGTGACATTGCCGCCGCTATACTATATGCCGTCGACAACGGCGCAAACGTGATTAACATGAGTCTCGGAACTTATTCTATCGACTCTGCCGTTGGGGCGGCCGTTGATTATGCCACCGCTCACAATGTTGCTTTGGTCGCCGCTGCCGGTAACTGCGGCGACGGTGCAGATGTTGATTGCCCTTCTCAACTTGGCGCCATTGGCTACCCAGCCGCTTATCCTGACGTCATCGCTGTTGGTGCCACCACGCAAGCCGGTGCCCGTGCTAGTTTTGGTAGTTACGGTAAAGAGCTCGACATCTCGGCCCCCGGTTATAATTTGCCCGTCTCAACGTCATGGTCACAAGCAAATCCAATAGCAAGATATGTCGGTGGTCTCTACGGCACGTCATTTTCGTCACCACAAGTAGCTAGTCTAATCGCACTTATCAAATCAATACGACCATCTACATCAATCGCCGATATCACAGCAATCATAGATGGTACGGCATCAAAACCTAGCGGTATGAATGGCTTACCCTATACCGAACAGTTCGGTCACGGCATTATTGATGCTGCCGCAGCACTAAACGTTGCCGAGGCTTTAAATGCTTCATCAAGCGCTCCAACGCTACTGCAAAGCGGAGGTCCAAAAACTGAACACATTTTAACAGCAAATTACACGGCAACCAGCGGTTGCGAAGCGACGTCAGGCGGTGCCTGTACTGTCGAATTTACTAACAGCGACGGCTACACTCGCTACCTACCCTATACCGTCCTGTCATCAAGCAACACTGGTTGGTCATGGAACACAAGCATGCTCGAAACAACCAACTGGGAAGTTCGAGCAAGAGACGGTGAGAACATCACAGACTCACCTTACGTTCTCATTAAAAAAGGTTAG
- the pnp gene encoding polyribonucleotide nucleotidyltransferase, giving the protein MSIINPHGKEIIKVSTQLAGKELTLEVNRVGFRTTASVLVTYGDTVVLGTAMVGSRPVVLDYFPLSIDYEEKFYAAGKISGSRFIKREGRPSDEAILIGRLIDRPIRPLFPKGYRQEVQVVASVLSMDPSFRPDSVAMIAASSALMLTGTPFDGPVAGIRVGRVNGEFKAFLTPEEREASDLDLVVAGIESGITMVEAGANEVSEDVVADGLAWAFEQYQPAIELQKELAKKVAPVAQEYTLVLPNEDIQKQANEWTDGKLGKALHMPYPERNELVNNLRWEYHQAMSDKVGEDEYQALRDEYDEAFTKALHEDVRKGIVDLNTRPDGRKLDEIRPLSSEVGVLPRTHGSSIFTRGVTQGMNIVTLAPLSYAQMVDTMEQNDFERRYMHHYNAPGYTVGEVKRLMGPGRREIGHGYLAERAVLPMLPTEEEFPYTIRSVTEIMSQNGSTSMAATCSSVLALMDAGVPLKRPVSGIAMGLMMDGDTPYVLSDIADAEDFAGDMDFKVTGTSEGITAIQMDMKVHGLPVEILRQALEKSKPGRAHILEHMLETLAQPREALSPYAPRIEKIKINPDKIGAVIGKGGEVINKITKETGAEIDIKDDGLITVAAADTASIEKALEWIRGLTEEPEVGKIYEGKVVTIKDFGAFVNIMPGTDGMVHISQLSKERVEKVEDVLREGQIVKVKLTGIDDRGRLSLSIKDAEEK; this is encoded by the coding sequence ATGAGTATCATTAATCCTCATGGTAAGGAAATTATTAAAGTAAGCACGCAACTTGCCGGCAAAGAGCTGACACTTGAGGTTAATCGTGTTGGTTTTCGCACGACAGCTAGCGTGTTGGTAACATATGGCGATACCGTTGTGCTTGGTACAGCTATGGTTGGTAGTCGCCCGGTGGTGTTGGATTATTTCCCGCTATCAATCGACTACGAAGAAAAGTTTTATGCAGCCGGCAAAATCAGCGGTAGTCGCTTTATTAAGCGCGAAGGTCGCCCTAGTGACGAAGCTATCTTGATTGGTCGCTTGATAGACCGCCCAATTCGACCATTGTTCCCTAAGGGTTATCGTCAGGAAGTACAGGTGGTTGCTAGCGTTTTGTCTATGGATCCGAGCTTCCGTCCGGATAGCGTAGCTATGATTGCCGCTTCTAGTGCGCTGATGCTAACTGGTACGCCGTTTGACGGACCGGTTGCTGGTATACGCGTCGGACGCGTGAACGGCGAATTCAAGGCATTTCTAACACCAGAAGAGCGCGAAGCAAGTGATCTTGATCTTGTTGTTGCTGGCATCGAGAGTGGCATCACTATGGTAGAGGCTGGAGCGAATGAAGTGTCCGAGGACGTTGTAGCAGACGGCTTGGCATGGGCGTTTGAACAATATCAGCCAGCAATTGAGCTGCAAAAAGAATTAGCGAAAAAGGTTGCGCCAGTAGCGCAGGAATACACACTTGTATTGCCAAACGAAGATATTCAAAAGCAAGCAAATGAATGGACTGACGGTAAGTTGGGCAAGGCACTTCATATGCCATATCCGGAGCGCAACGAACTAGTAAATAACCTTCGTTGGGAATACCACCAGGCTATGTCTGACAAGGTTGGCGAAGATGAGTATCAAGCGTTGCGTGATGAATATGATGAAGCGTTCACGAAAGCCTTGCACGAAGACGTACGTAAAGGGATTGTTGATCTTAATACACGACCTGACGGTCGTAAGCTTGATGAAATACGACCACTTTCAAGCGAAGTTGGTGTATTGCCTCGTACGCACGGATCAAGCATTTTTACTCGAGGCGTCACGCAGGGTATGAACATTGTTACTCTTGCACCACTTAGCTACGCGCAAATGGTTGATACGATGGAGCAGAATGACTTCGAGCGTCGTTATATGCACCACTACAATGCACCTGGCTATACTGTTGGTGAAGTAAAGCGCCTCATGGGACCTGGTCGTCGTGAGATTGGTCACGGTTACTTGGCGGAGCGCGCGGTACTACCTATGCTTCCTACTGAAGAAGAATTTCCATATACTATTCGCAGTGTCACCGAAATCATGAGTCAGAATGGCTCTACATCAATGGCGGCAACGTGTAGTAGTGTATTGGCACTTATGGATGCTGGTGTGCCATTGAAGCGCCCTGTAAGCGGTATTGCTATGGGATTGATGATGGACGGCGATACACCGTACGTATTGAGCGATATTGCTGACGCAGAGGACTTTGCTGGCGATATGGACTTCAAGGTAACAGGTACGAGCGAAGGCATTACGGCGATTCAGATGGACATGAAAGTTCACGGTTTGCCCGTTGAGATTTTGCGACAAGCTTTGGAAAAATCCAAGCCAGGACGCGCACACATACTTGAGCACATGTTAGAAACACTTGCGCAGCCACGAGAAGCACTAAGTCCGTATGCTCCACGTATTGAGAAGATCAAGATTAATCCAGATAAGATTGGTGCGGTCATTGGTAAGGGTGGTGAAGTAATCAATAAGATTACCAAAGAAACTGGTGCCGAGATTGACATTAAGGATGACGGACTTATTACCGTTGCCGCAGCAGACACTGCTAGTATCGAGAAAGCACTTGAATGGATTCGCGGTTTGACTGAAGAGCCAGAAGTCGGCAAGATTTATGAAGGTAAAGTTGTAACCATCAAAGACTTCGGTGCATTCGTGAATATTATGCCTGGGACTGACGGCATGGTGCATATTAGCCAGCTTTCAAAAGAGCGTGTTGAAAAAGTCGAAGACGTTCTGCGTGAAGGTCAGATAGTTAAGGTTAAGTTGACCGGTATCGACGATCGTGGTCGCCTTAGTCTTTCAATCAAAGACGCCGAAGAAAAGTAA
- a CDS encoding Fic family protein has translation MTEYVTEQSSQEDKKDYHNVVRIMERLHAEEVFTTPEKSKEFLDSLSFEEFTKWTDMLNGMARKIPVSERGMKGSGHIQEGNEHLGYGVRYQPPAPSDRTVLMQEAFERAQKMADPKLAGLELAFAVNAIHPYDDGNGRTGRMLYSLLSRGYSGNGDDKEYFTALLENTKGRTIVNPDPSIKGVDTILAKRARNAAAEDRGWDGPIPTYVLDGYGGAFVNEETPDQLMVSDDVSDDARMKLHNVLRDSPFEAATLIKALPPEQIKPYIKALDNGSRVLIDGDQLVATLSEEQINDLYEASQLGKREYVRSLINLDEDDFKEIWSIYNSQEIAAA, from the coding sequence ATGACAGAATATGTAACGGAACAGTCGTCTCAAGAAGATAAAAAAGATTACCACAATGTGGTGCGAATTATGGAGCGCCTTCATGCCGAAGAGGTATTTACGACGCCAGAAAAGTCTAAGGAGTTTCTTGATAGCTTGTCTTTTGAAGAATTTACGAAATGGACGGACATGCTTAACGGTATGGCGCGTAAAATTCCCGTTTCTGAAAGAGGTATGAAGGGGAGTGGTCATATACAAGAGGGAAATGAACACCTTGGTTACGGAGTTCGTTATCAGCCGCCCGCTCCTAGTGACCGTACTGTTTTAATGCAGGAGGCGTTTGAACGTGCTCAGAAAATGGCAGACCCTAAACTCGCTGGGCTTGAGTTGGCGTTTGCTGTGAATGCAATACACCCTTATGATGACGGCAATGGTCGAACCGGACGCATGCTCTATAGTTTACTTTCCAGAGGGTACTCAGGTAACGGTGACGATAAAGAATATTTCACAGCCCTTCTTGAAAACACAAAGGGCCGTACTATCGTAAATCCCGACCCTAGCATTAAGGGGGTAGACACAATATTGGCGAAACGAGCACGAAATGCAGCTGCAGAGGATAGGGGCTGGGATGGACCGATACCGACATATGTACTCGACGGATATGGAGGGGCATTTGTTAACGAGGAAACTCCGGACCAGCTCATGGTCTCAGACGACGTGTCAGATGATGCCCGCATGAAATTGCATAATGTTCTTCGAGATTCACCGTTTGAAGCCGCAACACTGATAAAAGCATTACCACCTGAACAGATTAAACCGTATATTAAGGCGCTTGATAACGGTAGCCGTGTCTTGATAGATGGAGATCAACTCGTGGCAACGTTAAGCGAGGAGCAGATAAACGATTTATATGAGGCGAGTCAGTTGGGCAAACGAGAATACGTTCGTTCATTAATAAATCTTGACGAAGATGATTTTAAAGAGATATGGAGCATTTATAATTCACAAGAAATTGCCGCTGCATAG
- a CDS encoding laccase domain-containing protein: MSLQLLCSTVSDGSMKSLNGNQSAARQNRIAFLQRHHINPEDTTLHTLSYGGNNYRRYLTLDSTTKGDGIIRNSTIDADAVVVAEPNHAVLLPLGDCVGAVIHDPTQNILMISHLGRHNLEQYGGTKCIQYLIDQYKVDPSTLIVQLSPAAGGENYPLRAFNDRSMYDVTTEQLTTAGVLTENILTSSTDTTTHSDYYSHSEYLRGNRDKDGRFAIVAVMN, translated from the coding sequence ATGTCTTTGCAACTACTTTGCTCTACGGTGAGTGACGGCTCAATGAAATCATTAAACGGCAATCAGTCAGCCGCACGACAAAATAGAATCGCCTTCCTTCAGCGACACCACATCAACCCGGAAGATACGACCCTCCACACACTAAGCTATGGCGGTAACAACTATCGAAGATATCTCACACTCGACAGCACCACCAAAGGTGACGGCATAATTCGTAACTCCACCATCGATGCTGATGCAGTCGTCGTGGCTGAGCCAAACCATGCCGTATTACTACCGCTTGGTGACTGTGTGGGTGCGGTGATTCATGATCCGACGCAAAACATCCTGATGATATCGCACTTAGGGCGACACAACCTGGAACAATACGGCGGCACAAAATGTATTCAATATCTCATCGATCAATACAAAGTTGATCCGTCCACTCTAATCGTTCAGCTCAGTCCGGCTGCTGGCGGAGAAAACTATCCGCTCCGCGCATTTAATGACCGAAGTATGTACGACGTCACCACCGAGCAGCTAACAACCGCGGGCGTTTTAACAGAAAACATCTTAACATCATCTACAGATACAACTACGCACTCAGACTATTACTCACACAGTGAGTACCTAAGGGGTAATAGAGATAAAGACGGTAGATTCGCCATCGTGGCTGTTATGAAT